From the genome of Arthrobacter russicus:
ACGGTTCCAGCCAGATCGCGGGCATAAAAGGCTTGTCGATAAGTGTCAGGCCGACCGACGGCGTCGATCACCACGTCTGCGCCGAAGCCGCCGGTGTGTGCCCGAATTTCCTGAATCGGGTCCTGCACCGACGAGTCGACGACGTGGGTGGCCCCCATGGTGCGGGCGGCAATAAGTTTCTGCGGATCGATATCCACCGCGATGATCGTGGTCGCGCCGGCCAGCTGGGCCCCGGCGATCGCCGCGCAACCAACACCGCCGCAGCCAATTACGGCGACTGATTGCCCTCGTTTCACGGCTCCGGTGTTGATCGCGGCTCCCAAACCTGCCATGATTCCGCAGCCGAGCAAGCCGATGGCCGCCGGATCGACGTCGTCCCGGACTTTGCTGCATTGGCCGGCGGCCACCAGGGTTTTTTCCGCGAAAGCTCCGATGCCCAGCGCCGGTGCGAGCTCGGTACCGTCTTCCAACGTCATTTTCTGGGTCGCATTGTGCGTAGCGAAACAATATTCCGGCTCTCCCCGGTCGCAGGCCCGGCATTCTCCGCAGACTGCCCGCCAGTTCAAAACCACCCGGTCGCCGGGGGCCACCTCGGTAACGTCCTGGCCTACCGCGGAAACGGTGCCGGATGCTTCGTGCCCCAACAGGAAGGGGAAATCATCGTTGATCTGACCTTGTTGGTAATGCTGATCGGTGTGGCAGACTCCGCAACTGATGATGTCGATGAGGGCTTCGCCGGGGCCGGGGTCAGGCACCAGAATGGTTTCGACGGTGACAGGGGAGTTTTTGCTCCGTACGACGGCGCCTCGGACTCGATGGGTCAACGTATTTCTCCTGCCGTCGGAATGCCCGGGTAGCTGTTTTTCCATCATAAGGCGCGTCGAATCGACTGGACGTTTCGATGCACCCGTGATGGATAATATTCCCATGCCCAACCCCGGATTTCGCTTGACGCCGTCCTTGGCGCAGCAATACGGGGTGCCGCCCGCCGGGCCGGTGGTGTTCGACAGCCGGCTGAGCTTCGAGCAGGCCTACGGGACGTCGACCGATCCGCAACGGGCCAGAGACTTGGCGCTCATGAAGCCGCATATGGCGCTCGTCAATGTGCTCTACTGCGGCTTCGACAATGCGCTGCATTTTGGCCAGATAGTGGTCAACAAAGCCATCGAAAACGAGACCAAGATCCTTTTCGTCAAGATGTTCCAACTCGGATTCCCGATCAAGTCGGTGATTCCGCAATCGCAGTTCGGCTACGACGACGAAACGTCGATGCAGGCCAACAACACCAGCAACTTCCGGCCGGACCGGCTGGGCAGCGGCAATCTCAGTGAGCACTTCAAGGGCGCGTCCTTCGACATCAACCCGTTCGTCAACCCGTTCGACGTGCTCAATGACGATGGCAGCCGGACCATCCAACCAGCGGGTGCCAGCTACGCCCCGCGGGCCAAGGGCGCGATCGTGAAGGACAGCGATCTGCGCCGGATGTGGTCCGCCGAGGATTACGAATGGGGTGGCAACTGGGGCGATCCGCAGGCGGACCCGCCGATCGATTTCTATCAAGTCGGCTACTTCGACTACCAGCACATGCAGTTCAACCAGAAGAAAATGGACACCGTCAAACTGTCCCTGCCGGACGGCTTGGCCTGAGCTTTCCGACCACGTCGGGCCGCCCGGCGCGCGGAACCGGTTGAACCACCCGACACCTTGAGCCCGGCAGGCTGAGCCTGCGGAAAACAGTTCCGGGCCCCGTAGCGGGGCCCGGAACTGTTTTCCGGTTCAGGACTTGGTGACCGAAACCTGGTCCAGTGCCCAGAACCAGTTGTTGGTCCCCGCGTAGCGGAAGCCGAACTGGACCGAACGCGCCCCGGCAGGCACCTTGACGGAAAGCTTCTCCGGGCCCGCCGTCGTCGTCGAATAGCTCTTCACGATGCTGCTGCTGCCATTGTCCCAACGGGCCACTACCTGGGCGACCTGCCCGGACTCGTGCTGGTACTGCGTCTGGTAGTCCAGGGTCACCGAGGCCGAGCCGGCGGCGTCGTAAGTGGGGGTGTACAGGGTGGAATCGAAGGCCCGGCTGCTCTTGGGCAGATTCAAGTCGTCCCAGGCATCGGAATCGGCGACCGCGATCACGTCCCGGCCGCGGACGAAGTTCTCCCGGCCCTGATTCTTGTCGTCGGCGGGCGAGCTCCAGAATTCATTCGTGGTGAACGTCCAGCCGTACCATTCCGGGACGCCTCCGGTGGGCATCTTGCTATTGTCGATGCTCCAGCCGCTGGGCGCCGTCTGGGTGTATCCCTTCAGATCCGCCGGGATCTCCGGCTCGGTCTTTTTGTTCTGCAGGACGCTGCGCAGCGAATCGAAGGCATCCGGCTGCAACTCGTCCACCGGCTTGCCGTCGAAACCCCAGGCCGGATCGATCGCCACGCCGGCCCGCTTGAGCACGGTCGGCGCAATGTCCACCGGCTTGAGGTCGTAGCGGACCTGCCCGGTGTTTTTGCCCGGCGTGTAGACCGCGGTGTAGACCGCCCGCTCGTTCAAGGTGGTCCCGTTCCCGTGGCTGCCGCCGTCGGTCAAGCCGTGGTCATTGGTGAGGATGACCCGCCAGTCTTCCGAACCGAAGCTGGGGCTCGATTCGATGGCGCGCAACATCGCGCCG
Proteins encoded in this window:
- a CDS encoding S-(hydroxymethyl)mycothiol dehydrogenase, with protein sequence MTHRVRGAVVRSKNSPVTVETILVPDPGPGEALIDIISCGVCHTDQHYQQGQINDDFPFLLGHEASGTVSAVGQDVTEVAPGDRVVLNWRAVCGECRACDRGEPEYCFATHNATQKMTLEDGTELAPALGIGAFAEKTLVAAGQCSKVRDDVDPAAIGLLGCGIMAGLGAAINTGAVKRGQSVAVIGCGGVGCAAIAGAQLAGATTIIAVDIDPQKLIAARTMGATHVVDSSVQDPIQEIRAHTGGFGADVVIDAVGRPDTYRQAFYARDLAGTVVLVGVPAPGATLELPLLDVFGRGGSLKSSWYGDCLPSRDFPALIDLYRLGRLDLDAFVSERIGLDQVEAAFAKLATGSVLRSVVEL
- a CDS encoding M15 family metallopeptidase, producing the protein MPNPGFRLTPSLAQQYGVPPAGPVVFDSRLSFEQAYGTSTDPQRARDLALMKPHMALVNVLYCGFDNALHFGQIVVNKAIENETKILFVKMFQLGFPIKSVIPQSQFGYDDETSMQANNTSNFRPDRLGSGNLSEHFKGASFDINPFVNPFDVLNDDGSRTIQPAGASYAPRAKGAIVKDSDLRRMWSAEDYEWGGNWGDPQADPPIDFYQVGYFDYQHMQFNQKKMDTVKLSLPDGLA
- a CDS encoding alkaline phosphatase family protein → MKTTLRTRIGTAAVVLAMTAAAAPAQAAPAANSFDSGLNVSNPLPVPDFKPAASQQKTLVIGLDGIRWDRVQAANTPNIKKILNEGASALSYTFAPANGAGTVNLAPTVSGPSWSSILTGVWPDKHGVKDNSFKGKKFDQYPDFLIRAEQARPALSTFAAADWQPIATEAGGGPIINKDIDYRYGSAASGTGYLSEDAREADLTARTIYEKRTDISFIYMGAPDENVSGGVFGSAYKNALEATDKNVGAMLRAIESSPSFGSEDWRVILTNDHGLTDGGSHGNGTTLNERAVYTAVYTPGKNTGQVRYDLKPVDIAPTVLKRAGVAIDPAWGFDGKPVDELQPDAFDSLRSVLQNKKTEPEIPADLKGYTQTAPSGWSIDNSKMPTGGVPEWYGWTFTTNEFWSSPADDKNQGRENFVRGRDVIAVADSDAWDDLNLPKSSRAFDSTLYTPTYDAAGSASVTLDYQTQYQHESGQVAQVVARWDNGSSSIVKSYSTTTAGPEKLSVKVPAGARSVQFGFRYAGTNNWFWALDQVSVTKS